A window of Tursiops truncatus isolate mTurTru1 chromosome 8, mTurTru1.mat.Y, whole genome shotgun sequence contains these coding sequences:
- the CD248 gene encoding endosialin, giving the protein MLLRLLLAWAAAVPTLGQAPWAAEPRAACGPGSCYALFPRRRTFLEAWRACRELGGDLATPRTPEEARRVDSLVGPGPASRLLWIGLQRQARHCQPQRPLRGFTWTTGDQDTAFTNWAQPATGGPCPAQRCAALEASGEHRWLEGSCTLAVDGYLCQFGFEGSCPALPDEAGQAGPAVYTTPFHLVSAEFQWLPFGSVAAVPCQAGREASLLCVKQPDGGVGWSRTGPLCPGTGCGPDNGGCEHECVEEADGRVSCRCTEGFRLAVDGRSCEDPCAHALCEQQCEPGGPQGYSCHCRLGFRPAEDEPHRCVDTDECQIAGVCQQMCVNYVGGFECYCSEGHELEADGISCSPAGAMGARASQDLGDELLDDGEDEEDEDEAWEVFDGGWTEMPGIPWMEATQSPDFGLAYRPSFPEDRESRMPYLDPTWPPPLSAPRVPYHSSVLSVTRAVVVSATRPPLPSAHQPPIVSATRPPLIPAPQPPVIPAVQPALPSDHQFPKISANSPDLPSAHRPPVISATHPGPTPAHRPPSISAKYPELFPAHQSPMFPDTQNATHLPRIPANHAPLVTTSSARQTPVTPDIPVLKAQATHHPITSTVQSSLITTSRPPVSPAHQVPVPAATQPPAFHTPLPPESPTKQTLLASPTHSHSKAQQVPREGTPDPNLAPWLPSAVPTALGEASPAGRSRRDDRWLLVALLVPTCVFLVVLLALGIVYCTRCGPHAPNKRVTDCYRWVTHAGSKGSTEPVPHRGSLTGVQTCRTSV; this is encoded by the coding sequence ATGCTGCTGCGCCTGCTGCTGGCCTGGGCGGCCGCGGTGCCTACGCTGGGCCAGGCCCCCTGGGCCGCCGAGCCCCGCGCTGCCTGCGGCCCCGGCAGCTGTTACGCGCTCTTCCCGCGGCGCCGCACCTTCCTGGAGGCCTGGCGGGCCTGCCGTGAGCTGGGGGGCGACCTGGCCACGCCGCGGACCCCCGAGGAGGCCCGGCGCGTGGACAGCCTGGTGGGCCCCGGCCCGGCCAGCCGGCTGCTGTGGATCGGGCTGCAGCGGCAGGCCCGGCACTGCCAGCCTCAGCGCCCACTGCGGGGCTTCACGTGGACCACAGGGGACCAGGACACGGCCTTCACCAACTGGGCCCAGCCCGCCACGGGTGGGCCCTGCCCGGCCCAGCGCTGTGCGGCCCTTGAGGCGAGTGGCGAGCATCGCTGGCTCGAGGGCTCGTGCACGCTGGCCGTCGATGGCTACCTGTGCCAGTTTGGCTTCGAGGGCTCCTGCCCAGCGCTGCCCGATGAGGCAGGCCAGGCCGGCCCCGCCGTCTACACCACGCCCTTCCACCTGGTCTCTGCAGAGTTTCAGTGGCTGCCTTTCGGCTCTGTGGCTGCCGTGCCGTGCCAGGCTGGCAGAGAAGCCTCTCTGCTCTGCGTGAAGCAGCCTGACGGTGGCGTGGGCTGGTCGCGGACTGGGCCCTTGTGCCCCGGTACTGGCTGCGGCCCGGACAACGGGGGCTGTGAACACGAGTGCGTGGAGGAGGCGGACGGTCGGGTGTCCTGTCGCTGCACCGAGGGCTTCCGGCTGGCAGTGGACGGGCGCAGCTGCGAGGACCCCTGTGCCCATGCCCTGTGTGAGCAGCAGTGTGAGCCAGGAGGGCCACAGGGCTACAGCTGCCACTGTCGCCTGGGTTTCCGGCCAGCCGAGGATGAGCCGCACCGCTGCGTGGACACAGATGAATGCCAGATTGCCGGCGTGTGCCAGCAGATGTGCGTCAACTACGTTGGTGGCTTTGAGTGCTACTGCAGCGAGGGCCACGAGCTGGAGGCTGATGGCATCAGCTGCAGCCCCGCTGGGGCCATGGGCGCCCGGGCTTCCCAGGACCTTGGGGACGAGTTGCTGGATGATGGGGAGGATGAAGAGGATGAAGATGAAGCCTGGGAGGTCTTCGATGGTGGCTGGACAGAGATGCCTGGGATCCCGTGGATGGAGGCCACGCAGTCACCTGACTTTGGCCTGGCCTATAGACCTAGCTTCCCAGAGGACAGAGAGTCACGGATGCCCTACCTGGACCCCACCTGGCCACCCCCGCTTAGTGCCCCTAGGGTCCCCTACCACTCCTCAGTGCTCTCTGTCACCCGGGCTGTGGTGGTCTCTGCCACACGCCCCCCACTGCCTTCTGCCCACCAACCCCCTATTGTCTCTGCCACGCGTCCACCCCTGATCCCTGCCCCTCAGCCCCCCGTGATCCCTGCAGTACAGCCAGCTTTGCCCTCTGACCACCAGTTCCCCAAGATCTCAGCCAACTCTCCAGATCTGCCTTCTGCCCACCGACCCCCCGTTATCTCTGCCACACACCCAGGACCGACCCCTGCCCACCGGCCCCCAAGTATCTCAGCCAAATATCCTGAACTGTTCCCCGCTCACCAGTCCCCCATGTTTCCAGATACCCAGAACGCCACTCATTTGCCTCGAATCCCAGCTAACCAcgcccctctggtaaccacctcCAGCGCCCGTCAAACCCCTGTGACCCCAGATATCCCGGTCCTCAAAGCCCAGGCCACCCACCATCCCATTACTTCCACTGTCCAATCTTCTCTAATCACTACCTCCAGGCCCCCTGTGTCGCCTGCCCATCAAGTCCCCGTGCCTGCTGCCACCCAACCCCCAGCCTTCCacactcccctgcccccagagagCCCCACTAAACAGACCTTACTCGCTAGCCCGACACACTCCCATTCCAAAGCCCAACAAGTCCCAAGGGAAGGTACCCCTGACCCCAACCTGGCCCCGTGGCTGCCCTCGGCAGTCCCCACAGCCCTGGGGGAGGCCAGTCCAGCAGGCCGCAGCCGCAGGGATGATCGGTGGCTGCTGGTGGCACTCCTAGTGCCAACATGCGTCTTCTTGGTGGTCCTACTTGCACTGGGCATCGTGTACTGTACCCGCTGTGGCCCCCACGCGCCCAATAAGCGCGTGACCGACTGCTATCGCTGGGTCACCCACGCCGGGAGCAAGGGCTCAACGGAACCCGTGCCCCACCGGGGCAGCCTCACAGGGGTGCAGACCTGCAGAACCAGCGTGTGA
- the RIN1 gene encoding ras and Rab interactor 1 isoform X2, with the protein MRLPEASGPSFVSSHYIQESPGGVSLEGSELVFLDLVQLICAYCHTRDILLLPLQLPRAICQAATRKELEAISHLGIEFWSSSLNTKAQPGPSEGPLLPRLKPRSPQELDQGTGAALCFFNPLFPGDLGPTKREKFKRSFKVRVSTETSSPLSPPAVPPPPVPVLPGTAPNQTERLPSHQLLRRESSVGYRVPGGTGPSLPPLPSLQEVDCGSPSSSEEEGVPGSQGSPATSPRLGRRRPLLRSMSAAFCSLLAPERQVGRAAAALMQDRHTAVGQLVQDLLTQVRAGPETQELQGIREALSRARAMLSAELGPEKLLPPERLECVLEKSLHRSVLKPLRPILVARLRRRLSTNGSLGRLAEGLCLARAQGPRAFGSHLSLPSPVEMEQVRQKLLQLLRAYSPSAQVKRLLQACKLLYTALRTQAGEGAGADEFLPLLSLVLAQCDLPELLLEAEYMSELLEPALLTGEGGYYLTSLSASLVLLSGLNEAHTLPLSPSQELQSSLSLWEQRRLPATHSFQHLLRVAYQDPSSGCTSKTLAVPPGASIAMLNKLCATKFRVTQPDTFSLFLYKEEDYHRLPPGALAHQLPTTGYLIYRRTEWRETQGTSPGAAPEEGSGRPEAEGREQEKGGRGDGDTKVKASPRDSRGESETMAEGGEDQARGGPAQPRGPEAEGSQAAEE; encoded by the exons ATGCGGCTGCCCGAGGCCAGCGGCCCCTCCTTCGTCTCCAGCCACTACATCCAGGAGAGCCCTGGGG GCGTCTCCTTGGAGGGCTCAGAGCTTGTGTTCCTGGACCTGGTCCAGCTCATCTGTGCCTACTGCCACACCCG GGACATTCTTCTCCTCCCGCTTCAGCTCCCCAGAGCCATCTGCCAGGCAGCCACCCGCAAGGAGCTGGAAGCCATCTCCCATCTGGGCATTG AGTTCTGGAGCTCCTCCCTCAACACCAAGGCTCAGCCAGGCCCATCTGAAGGCCCACTGCTGCCCAGGCTGAAGCCCCGGTCCCCACAAGAGCTGGACCAGGGCACTGGAGCTGCCTTGTGTTTCTTCAACCCCTTGTTCCCAGGGGACCTGGGCCCCACCAAGCGGGAGAAATTCAAGAGGAGCTTCAAAGTGCGTGTGTCCACAGAGACCTCCagccccctgtctccaccagctGTGCCGCCTCCCCCAGTCCCAGTGCTGCCAGGGACAGCCCCCAACCAGACAGAAAGGTTGCCCTCTCACCAGCTGCTGCGGAGGGAGAGCTCAGTGGGGTACCGTGTGCCAGGGGGCACCGGCCCCAGCCTCCCGCCACTGCCTTCCCTCCAGGAGGTGGATTGCGGCTCCCCCAGCAGCTCAGAGGAGGAGGGGGTGCCAGGGTCCCAGGGGAGCCCAGCAACCTCACCCCGCCTGGGCCGCCGGCGGCCGCTGCTTCGGTCCATGAGCGCTGCCTTCTGCTCCCTGCTGGCGCCCGAGCGGCAGGTGGGCCGGGCAGCCGCAGCGCTGATGCAGGACCGACACACAGCCGTGGGCCAGCTGGTGCAGGACCTACTGACCCAGGTGCGGGCCGGCCCTGAGACCCAGGAGCTGCAGGGTATCCGCGAGGCGCTGAGCCGGGCCCGAGCCATGCTGAGCGCGGAGCTGGGCCCGGAGAAGCTGCTGCCACCAGAAAGGCTGG AATGCGTCCTGGAGAAGTCGCTGCATCGCTCCGTGCTCAAGCCTCTCCGGCCCATCCTGGTGGCCCGCCTGCGGCGCCGTCTTTCCACCAACGGCTCCCTGGGCCGCCTGGCTGAAGGCCTCTGCCTGGCCCGGGCCCAGGGCCCCAGAGCCTTCGGGTCCCACTTAAGCCTGCCCTCCCCAGTAGAGATGGAACAGGTGCGCCAGAAGCTGCTGCAGCTACTTCGTGCCTACTCACCCAGCGCCCAGGTCAAGCGGCTCCTGCAGGCCTGCAAGCTGCTCTACACAGCCTTGAGGACCCAGGCAG gGGAGGGTGCAGGGGCCGATGAATTCCTCCCACTGCTGAGCCTCGTCCTGGCCCAGTGCGACCTTCCTGAGCTGCTGCTGGAGGCCGAGTACATGTCAGAGCTGCTGGAGCCTGCCTTGCTCACTGGAGAGG GCGGCTACTACCTGACCAGCCTCTCGGCCAGCCTGGTCCTGCTGAGTGGCCTGAACGAGGCCCACACCCTCCCGCTGAGCCCCTCGCAGGAGCTGCAGTCCTCCCTCAGCCTCTGGGAGCAGCGCCGCCTGCCCGCCACCCACAGCTTCCAG CACCTCCTCCGCGTAGCCTATCAGGACCCCAGCAGTGGCTGTACCTCCAAGACGCTAGCCGTGCCCCCAGGGGCCTCGATTGCCATGCTGAATAAGCTCTGTGCCACCAAGTTCCGGGTGACCCAGCCTGATACTTTCAGCCTCTTCCTATACAAGGAGGAGGACTACCACCGCCTGCCCCCCGGAGCCCTGGCCCACCAGCTCCCCACCACCGGCTACCTCATCTATCGCCGGACAGAGTGGCGCGAGACCCAGGGCACCTCCCCGGGGGCTGCCCCAGAGGAGGGCAGTGGGAGGCcagaggcagagggcagggagcaggAGAAAGGGGGCCGGGGAGATGGGGACACCAAGGTCAAAGCCAGTCCCAGGGACAGCAGGGGAGAGTCTGAGACGATGGCCGAGGGGGGCGAGGACCAGGCCAGGGGAGGCCCTGCCCAGCCAAGGGGGCCAGAGGCTGAGGGAAGCCAGGCAGCAGAGGAGTAG
- the RIN1 gene encoding ras and Rab interactor 1 isoform X1 — protein MEAPGESGAGLLGAPSPTSFAPGHLEREKPAQDPLYDVPDAGGARAGGPQQPGRTVSLRERLLLTRPVWLQLRANAAAALHVLRTEPPGTFLVRKSNTRQCQALCMRLPEASGPSFVSSHYIQESPGGVSLEGSELVFLDLVQLICAYCHTRDILLLPLQLPRAICQAATRKELEAISHLGIEFWSSSLNTKAQPGPSEGPLLPRLKPRSPQELDQGTGAALCFFNPLFPGDLGPTKREKFKRSFKVRVSTETSSPLSPPAVPPPPVPVLPGTAPNQTERLPSHQLLRRESSVGYRVPGGTGPSLPPLPSLQEVDCGSPSSSEEEGVPGSQGSPATSPRLGRRRPLLRSMSAAFCSLLAPERQVGRAAAALMQDRHTAVGQLVQDLLTQVRAGPETQELQGIREALSRARAMLSAELGPEKLLPPERLECVLEKSLHRSVLKPLRPILVARLRRRLSTNGSLGRLAEGLCLARAQGPRAFGSHLSLPSPVEMEQVRQKLLQLLRAYSPSAQVKRLLQACKLLYTALRTQAGEGAGADEFLPLLSLVLAQCDLPELLLEAEYMSELLEPALLTGEGGYYLTSLSASLVLLSGLNEAHTLPLSPSQELQSSLSLWEQRRLPATHSFQHLLRVAYQDPSSGCTSKTLAVPPGASIAMLNKLCATKFRVTQPDTFSLFLYKEEDYHRLPPGALAHQLPTTGYLIYRRTEWRETQGTSPGAAPEEGSGRPEAEGREQEKGGRGDGDTKVKASPRDSRGESETMAEGGEDQARGGPAQPRGPEAEGSQAAEE, from the exons ATGGAAGCCCCTGGAGAGTCTGGAGCAGGCCTTCTCGGAGCCCCCAGCCCAACCAGCTTCGCACCTGGGCACCTGGAGAGAGAAAA GCCAGCGCAGGACCCGCTGTACGATGTGCCTGATGCCGGCGGGGCACGAGCAGGTGGGCCTCAGCAGCCCGGGCGCACCGTGAGCCTGCGGGAGCGCCTGCTGCTTACCCGGCCCGTGTGGCTGCAGCTGCGGGCCAACGCCGCGGCCGCGCTGCACGTGCTGAGGACCGAGCCCCCCGGG ACATTCCTGGTACGGAAATCTAACACTCGCCAGTGCCAAGCCTTGTGCATGCGGCTGCCCGAGGCCAGCGGCCCCTCCTTCGTCTCCAGCCACTACATCCAGGAGAGCCCTGGGG GCGTCTCCTTGGAGGGCTCAGAGCTTGTGTTCCTGGACCTGGTCCAGCTCATCTGTGCCTACTGCCACACCCG GGACATTCTTCTCCTCCCGCTTCAGCTCCCCAGAGCCATCTGCCAGGCAGCCACCCGCAAGGAGCTGGAAGCCATCTCCCATCTGGGCATTG AGTTCTGGAGCTCCTCCCTCAACACCAAGGCTCAGCCAGGCCCATCTGAAGGCCCACTGCTGCCCAGGCTGAAGCCCCGGTCCCCACAAGAGCTGGACCAGGGCACTGGAGCTGCCTTGTGTTTCTTCAACCCCTTGTTCCCAGGGGACCTGGGCCCCACCAAGCGGGAGAAATTCAAGAGGAGCTTCAAAGTGCGTGTGTCCACAGAGACCTCCagccccctgtctccaccagctGTGCCGCCTCCCCCAGTCCCAGTGCTGCCAGGGACAGCCCCCAACCAGACAGAAAGGTTGCCCTCTCACCAGCTGCTGCGGAGGGAGAGCTCAGTGGGGTACCGTGTGCCAGGGGGCACCGGCCCCAGCCTCCCGCCACTGCCTTCCCTCCAGGAGGTGGATTGCGGCTCCCCCAGCAGCTCAGAGGAGGAGGGGGTGCCAGGGTCCCAGGGGAGCCCAGCAACCTCACCCCGCCTGGGCCGCCGGCGGCCGCTGCTTCGGTCCATGAGCGCTGCCTTCTGCTCCCTGCTGGCGCCCGAGCGGCAGGTGGGCCGGGCAGCCGCAGCGCTGATGCAGGACCGACACACAGCCGTGGGCCAGCTGGTGCAGGACCTACTGACCCAGGTGCGGGCCGGCCCTGAGACCCAGGAGCTGCAGGGTATCCGCGAGGCGCTGAGCCGGGCCCGAGCCATGCTGAGCGCGGAGCTGGGCCCGGAGAAGCTGCTGCCACCAGAAAGGCTGG AATGCGTCCTGGAGAAGTCGCTGCATCGCTCCGTGCTCAAGCCTCTCCGGCCCATCCTGGTGGCCCGCCTGCGGCGCCGTCTTTCCACCAACGGCTCCCTGGGCCGCCTGGCTGAAGGCCTCTGCCTGGCCCGGGCCCAGGGCCCCAGAGCCTTCGGGTCCCACTTAAGCCTGCCCTCCCCAGTAGAGATGGAACAGGTGCGCCAGAAGCTGCTGCAGCTACTTCGTGCCTACTCACCCAGCGCCCAGGTCAAGCGGCTCCTGCAGGCCTGCAAGCTGCTCTACACAGCCTTGAGGACCCAGGCAG gGGAGGGTGCAGGGGCCGATGAATTCCTCCCACTGCTGAGCCTCGTCCTGGCCCAGTGCGACCTTCCTGAGCTGCTGCTGGAGGCCGAGTACATGTCAGAGCTGCTGGAGCCTGCCTTGCTCACTGGAGAGG GCGGCTACTACCTGACCAGCCTCTCGGCCAGCCTGGTCCTGCTGAGTGGCCTGAACGAGGCCCACACCCTCCCGCTGAGCCCCTCGCAGGAGCTGCAGTCCTCCCTCAGCCTCTGGGAGCAGCGCCGCCTGCCCGCCACCCACAGCTTCCAG CACCTCCTCCGCGTAGCCTATCAGGACCCCAGCAGTGGCTGTACCTCCAAGACGCTAGCCGTGCCCCCAGGGGCCTCGATTGCCATGCTGAATAAGCTCTGTGCCACCAAGTTCCGGGTGACCCAGCCTGATACTTTCAGCCTCTTCCTATACAAGGAGGAGGACTACCACCGCCTGCCCCCCGGAGCCCTGGCCCACCAGCTCCCCACCACCGGCTACCTCATCTATCGCCGGACAGAGTGGCGCGAGACCCAGGGCACCTCCCCGGGGGCTGCCCCAGAGGAGGGCAGTGGGAGGCcagaggcagagggcagggagcaggAGAAAGGGGGCCGGGGAGATGGGGACACCAAGGTCAAAGCCAGTCCCAGGGACAGCAGGGGAGAGTCTGAGACGATGGCCGAGGGGGGCGAGGACCAGGCCAGGGGAGGCCCTGCCCAGCCAAGGGGGCCAGAGGCTGAGGGAAGCCAGGCAGCAGAGGAGTAG